The following are encoded together in the Coffea arabica cultivar ET-39 chromosome 1c, Coffea Arabica ET-39 HiFi, whole genome shotgun sequence genome:
- the LOC113742330 gene encoding kiwellin-like: MAKVVILSFLISLNILSFPSPGLAISSCNGPCQTLNDCDGQLICIGGKCNDDPDAGTHICGGSSPSGPSPQGNCSPTGSMTCSGETKPTYTCSPPVTSSTAAILTLNDFDVGGDGGAESECDGQFHKNSERIVALSTGWYAGGSRCGKMIRITASNGRSVTAKVVDECDSRNGCDKEHAFQPPCDNNIVDGSSAVWEALGLNEDDGRVPVTWSMA, from the coding sequence ATGGCAAAAGTTGTCATACTTTCCTTCTTGATTTCACTCAATATCTTATCTTTTCCCTCCCCAGGATTAGCCATCTCCTCATGCAATGGTCCATGCCAAACCTTAAATGATTGCGACGGCCAGTTAATTTGCATTGGAGGAAAATGTAACGACGATCCTGACGCTGGAACCCACATATGCGGCGGAAGCTCGCCTTCCGGGCCATCCCCTCAGGGCAATTGCAGCCCAACTGGCTCTATGACATGTTCAGGAGAGACTAAACCCACTTATACATGCTCTCCGCCGGTTACTAGCTCCACGGCGGCAATTCTTACGCTAAATGATTTTGACGTAGGTGGAGACGGCGGGGCTGAATCAGAATGTGACGgccaatttcacaaaaatagtGAAAGGATTGTTGCACTTTCCACTGGTTGGTATGCAGGCGGGTCGAGGTGTGGAAAAATGATAAGAATCACAGCCAGCAACGGGAGAAGCGTGACTGCAAAGGTTGTGGATGAATGCGACTCTAGAAATGGCTGTGATAAGGAGCACGCTTTCCAGCCACCTTGCGATAACAACATTGTTGATGGATCCAGTGCTGTGTGGGAAGCTTTAGGGCTTAACGAGGATGATGGAAGAGTACCAGTTACTTGGTCTATGGCATGA
- the LOC113727538 gene encoding kiwellin-like yields MAKFAILSFLISLNILSFSSPGSAISSCNGPCKTLNDCDGQLICIGGKCNDDPDVGTHKCSGSSPSGPSPSGNCRPTGSMTCKGVTKPTYTCSPPVTSSTAAILTLNNFEEGGDGGAASECDGQFHKNSERVVALSTGWYAGGSRCGKMIRIRASNGRTVTAKVVDECDSRNGCDKEHAGQPPCDNNIVDGSSAVWRALGLNEDDGRVPVTWSMA; encoded by the coding sequence ATGGCAAAATTTGCCATACTTTCCTTCTTGATTTCGCTCAACATCTTATCCTTTTCTTCCCCAGGATCAGCCATCTCCTCATGCAATGGTCCATGCAAAACCTTGAATGATTGCGACGGCCAGTTAATTTGCATTGGAGGAAAATGTAACGACGATCCTGACGTTGGAAcccacaaatgcagcggaagcTCGCCTTCCGGGCCATCCCCTTCGGGCAACTGCCGTCCAACTGGCTCTATGACGTGTAAAGGAGTGACTAAACCCACCTATACATGCTCTCCCCCGGTTACTAGCTCCACAGCGGCCATTCTTACCCTAAATAATTTTGAAGAAGGTGGAGACGGCGGGGCTGCATCAGAATGTGACGgccaatttcacaaaaatagtGAAAGGGTTGTTGCACTTTCCACTGGTTGGTATGCTGGAGGGTCGAGGTGTGGGAAAATGATAAGAATCAGAGCCAGCAATGGGAGAACCGTGACTGCAAAGGTTGTGGATGAATGCGACTCCAGAAATGGCTGTGATAAAGAGCACGCTGGCCAACCCCCGTGTGATAACAACATCGTTGATGGATCCAGTGCTGTCTGGAGAGCATTAGGGCTTAACGAGGATGATGGAAGAGTACCAGTTACTTGGTCTATGGCATGA